A stretch of the Musa acuminata AAA Group cultivar baxijiao chromosome BXJ2-7, Cavendish_Baxijiao_AAA, whole genome shotgun sequence genome encodes the following:
- the LOC135617537 gene encoding E3 ubiquitin-protein ligase SIRP1-like: MGESMAARYWCHMCSRLVNPITEVELKCPHCDSGFVEEVDGREDVDDQTLSPWAPILLRMLGGGSLRRRRIHREVERESSDREVEAFRRRRRRTPAMLQMLHALREGNRSEPGRIDVEREHGRGTEHVILINPFAQALILQGSSDADQLQGPGLELLLQHLAENDPDRYGTPPALKEAVDAMPTVRIEKNTSCSICLEDLEVGGEATEMPCKHKFHGGCILPWLKLHSSCPVCRFQMPADGPKATSAGGSGNRAAVGDGRSVPWPLDGFFPLSASRSSSNSSFSPPPSSSTSGSSSQPNEN; the protein is encoded by the coding sequence ATGGGTGAGAGCATGGCTGCTAGATATTGGTGCCACATGTGCTCTCGGTTGGTGAATCCGATCACGGAAGTGGAGCTCAAATGCCCGCACTGTGACAGTGGATTTGTGGAAGAGGTGGACGGCAGAGAAGACGTGGACGATCAAACCCTCTCCCCATGGGCTCCGATCTTGCTGAGAATGCTCGGGGGTGGCTCCCTGCGCCGCCGGAGAATCCACAGGGAAGTGGAAAGGGAGAGTTCGGACCGAGAAGTCGAGGCCTTTCGCCGAAGGCGGAGGAGGACCCCCGCCATGCTTCAGATGCTCCATGCCCTCCGGGAGGGGAACCGATCGGAGCCGGGTAGGATCGACGTCGAGAGGGAGCACGGAAGGGGAACGGAACATGTCATCCTCATCAATCCCTTCGCCCAGGCATTGATTCTGCAAGGATCATCCGATGCGGACCAACTGCAAGGCCCTGGTCTGGAGCTCTTGCTGCAGCACCTGGCGGAGAACGACCCAGACCGGTACGGGACGCCGCCGGCTCTGAAAGAGGCGGTGGATGCAATGCCTACAGTGAGAATCGAGAAGAACACGAGCTGTTCCATCTGCTTGGAGGATTTGGAAGTTGGCGGAGAGGCCACGGAGATGCCCTGTAAGCACAAGTTTCATGGCGGCTGCATCTTGCCGTGGCTGAAGCTCCATAGTTCCTGCCCTGTTTGCCGGTTTCAGATGCCTGCCGATGGACCGAAGGCTACAAGTGCAGGTGGTAGTGGCAACAGAGCGGCGGTCGGGGATGGGAGAAGCGTGCCATGGCCTCTCGATGGCTTCTTCCCTTTGTCAGCTTCTCGAAGCAGTAGCAACTCCTCCTTCTCACCACCGCCATCATCATCGACGTCGGGAAGTAGCTCGCAGCCAAATGAGAACTGA